From the Pyrenophora tritici-repentis strain M4 chromosome 5, whole genome shotgun sequence genome, the window GGCGCGATACAAAGACGGCCAGGTCCAATTCCAAGAAGCCGATGCAACTACGAGTTGCGAAAAGCTTGTTAGATATTCGCAATATGCCGGTGCCGAAGATTCCAAAAAGCACCGAGATCGAGTCGTTCTAGCATGGTCAGTATCAGAAAGGTAGGTTCTGGGCAAGTTCTTACTTTTAGATGGCTCTAGTTTCTCCGACCTAGAGTTTCTAACTTGACTTCTCTTACAGTCGATTCTACCATTCTTCTTAACAACATCCGTCTACACTACTAAGATACGATTAAGTCTTGCAATACTCGCGGACGCTATACCTCAATCTCTACATCTTCATTACTGCTTTAGCATCAATTCGCCCCCGTTCGAGGATACCTTCGAGAACGTCTTCCACCGCATGTCTTGCAATCCAACAGACCACGTGAATAGACTTGGCGACTTATCCTAGACATATACGTCTTATATACAGTTGCCGCGCGCAAAGAAGCCTCCGGCGCAGTATGATTTGGGATAAAGCTTCCTGGCCGATTTCTACTCGGTTCGTAGCGAGGAATAGATTATAGAGGCGAAAGATAGGATTATCAGAAAAGCTGATGGGCGAGGAGCGTTTCTACAATACATTAGTGTATCTTGATAGACAGGTTACCTTTCGTTACTGTAGCTTCCCAATAGTTCCATGCAAAACACTGGCTTTTGTGAAAGGGATGAGAACGGCTTTCTTTGGGCTGGAACGTGGGTAATGCCAGTATGTGTGGGTTGAGATAATCCACTTGGAAGATTCGGAGAGGGAATCTTGTGCAATAGTTGTTCTGTGGCTGGATGATGGCGTATATGCGGTTTGTGAACAAAGTGCTGTCGAAATAGTCGTCTCACATACGCAGACAAACAAACCACACTTTTGATTCAGTGAGAAACTGACACTGAGAGCGCCGGACCGTTGCAAAATACACTCCCACAATCCTACCCAGCTCACCCTATTCAACTCCCTCACCTCTCAGCCCCCAACCCCCCAACCCTTCTTCGTTCTCCTTCTCCCTAATCTCGTGCACCCTCTCAGCCAAGCCCCCCTTCAGCCCCACCCGCCCCATATCCCCACCAACCCCCATCTCCACCGCGAAAATGAACCTGCTCACAAAACTTCATCAGCACATTCAAAACAATGTAAACGGTTCATCGCATATGCGCATACGTCTCACTCCTCTCCATGGCCTCGACCGCATCCCTCGCCACCGTCCGCGTACTCTCCTCCACATCCGGCATATCCGCAAGCGTCACGAAGCGCTCTTTCCACAGCGCCCAGCGCGCCTTGGTGAAGCCCGGTGTACCCGTCCAGAGGGCGCCGCCGCGTGCGGAGTTGCCTTGTTTGGGGTCCGAGGGGGTGAGGTCTTGTTCTTTGCGGAAGAGGTCGTCGCCGCAGCCTTGGATCCATGCTGCGGCCGCGGGCAGGTCGGTGTCGCATTGTTGTGCGGGCGTCGCTTCtgcgtcgtcgtcgtcggtTGGGGGTTCTTCCAAGGCTGTTCGTAGGGCGAAGATGGCGTAGAGGGACAGATCTTGGATCTTCTCTTGCGTGATGCGGGCGTAGAAGAAGTTTAGGTTCGCCCAGGCGGAGCGTTCTGCGGCGATGAAGCCGTTGTGGGGGACGGGACTGTCGTTATAGGCCGAACGACAGGCCATGGTGAAGTCGATCATCTCGTGATAGAGGTAATTGTACGTCGTATTGTTGGGGATGGAATGGAATTTGAAGGCTTTGAGAAGGTCGAGTAGTCTGGCGTGGCTGCAGACATGATCGCCCATGCAAAATTTGAGGCGTTTTGCAGAGTGAATGATGCTGTACCAAAGATCCATGAAGTTTACATCGTCAAGCTTGGCGGCATTGATATTTTCGTCAATGGAACTGCAGAGCTTGGAGACTGCTTCGTTCTTGTCGATCTTCTCATTGAGGCAATCTTGAATGGTCGGGTAGAAGATGCTATCTTCTCCTGGTCGGAACCAGCCCCTTATTTTGGCTATGGCATCAATTTGCTCGCCCTCATTCTGTGTCGTTGCGATGACATCCTCAATTGCCTGGTTTTGTTTCTAGCGGAAATAGTTAGATAAGACTGTGACGTTTACAAGAGTACTTTGACTATATACCGCTATGCGTGTAGGTGACATGATTCAGATCCTTGCAGTTGTGACTGTAGTGATATGGCAATCTAACGACTGAGAAAAGGTATTTCGTGTTTACTGACGGTGATGTCATAACTAGGCCGCAGCAGCGCCGTAGATCCCGTAGCCACGTGTATACAATTCGTAGGCAATTGGTAACTTGCACCGAACCAGTGGTACTACGCGCTGATATGTCTCTTTCCCAGACGGGCAACAAGCAGAAGCCAAGCGATGGAGACAGGTCCGGAGCATGTCCGCGTGAGGACAAAGAAGCGGGAGGTCCTGCTAATGTGCAATACATAGTACAAGACCTGCCTTTAGCAGCTAGGAACATATCAAGCGAAGTTTGCGATTTAGAATCTGATGTAGCTAGCATCGGAGGACGCCGGTAGTAGTCGAATGCGTCATATTAATCTACCCGAAACTGTTGGTAGATCAGGGTCGGGTTTGCACGACTCAGTGTACGTGTCTTGATGCGGGGCAGCACGGAAAACCGTGATAAGGGTAGAGAACGTTGACAACCATAGGACTCTCAACAGCTTTTTGTACACAATCCATTATCTTGCAGCCTTCACCATATCCAAAACACCCAAGTCTGCGTTGTACATGGCGTAGTATTTCTCCGTCCCATGATCTATGAATACACATGTCACGACTGGTAGGCCTAGCAGGTGAATGGTATTGAGCCGCTGTCTTTCTATTCAAATGACGTGTCTCTATCGTAGATTTGCCTTCTTGAGTCGTTTTCGTAGCTCCACCATATTACAGTCTTTCCAGAAGTCTTTGTATTTCTCAAGACATCAAGTTATGATCTCCTTTGATTTCAAACCCCTCAGCCCACACCAGAGCACACCCTCGCCTTTAGCAAGACATTCCGCATATCAGGATATTGTCCCTGCTCATCCCCGTATTTGACTAGACCAGGGAATGCGCAAAACTTGAGTGTGTGATCCATGTCCATATCGCTATCCTCGTCCGCGGAAGGATCAgggtcgttgatagcttCCATTGTGTAATCGTCAAACTCCATTACTTCGTCTTGATTGCGGAAGAACAGCAACTCATATCGAGCTCGTTGAAGAATGAGGGTACGTTGTAGACCTACAGCATCTTTGAGGATGCTCTTCAGTGCTGACTGTGCGGTTGTTGTGATGGTGATTGACGTCAGGGTGAAAAGTAAATGGCAAATTTCCCCGCAGAGACGGTGTAGCACGGCCTCTTTTTCCTTTTCGATATCCACGTATACT encodes:
- a CDS encoding DUF3632 multi-domain protein — translated: MSPTRIAKQNQAIEDVIATTQNEGEQIDAIAKIRGWFRPGEDSIFYPTIQDCLNEKIDKNEAVSKLCSSIDENINAAKLDDVNFMDLWYSIIHSAKRLKFCMGDHVCSHARLLDLLKAFKFHSIPNNTTYNYLYHEMIDFTMACRSAYNDSPVPHNGFIAAERSAWANLNFFYARITQEKIQDLSLYAIFALRTALEEPPTDDDDAEATPAQQCDTDLPAAAAWIQGCGDDLFRKEQDLTPSDPKQGNSARGGALWTGTPGFTKARWALWKERFVTLADMPDVEESTRTVARDAVEAMERIL